AGAGCCCTGACATCTGCAATGGTAAGTAGGGCCcttctgcctcctctcctctccacacaATTTCCTGACTAGGGTTGCATTTTGGTACCACATATGATTCTTCTCTGCTTATCCCCATTTAAAGACATAAAAATCAATGGTACTGCGAGGAGTACACAGACCAAAGTTTATAAagcttttattaaacatctgAAACAGCTGTGCAATTGAgccaaccaaaaataaaatgatgttttAACCAGCAGCCCTTAAATTTCAAAAATGTTGCTGTTAGGTCCAATTCCCCGGGTGACAAGCACCAAGTTAAGTCCTCTGCCCAGGTCACCTCCCACTCCTCAGTCAATCCAAAGGAAGGTGAGTGAGTGGATCAGACTGGAAACACactaagaaaaacaaagtcctgGGTATTTCTTTGTACTATGGATTCTTTGAAGAGACAAAGCCTAGGGGTCCCAGCGTGGAACAGAAGTGGCCACTTCTTAACGCTTCTCCTGAGTTGTTCCATTCAGGGTGATGTGTTCTAGGGCTTGTGTCCTTTTCAACAATCTCCACCGTTGTACAGATACCAACTGTGCTAGTGATAAATTCCTAATTCAGATACACAACATACATTCTTCTCAGCTAATAAAAACAAGACAATCCCCCAAGCAAAACCATTGATTGCTCATTACCATTTTGAAAGCACAGCCCTGCTCTGCAACCCAGTCATGTGGGAATCAGCagatttgaaggaactgggacaAAGATAAAAAACCCCAACAGCTTGTAGTACTGCCCCTAAGAAATGAGAACCCTGTAAACTCTAGAAATCAGGGAGGGATGTGGCACTGTGGGGGAAGACATGTTCTGATACCCAGGAACTATTGCAAGAGTGATATTGtttctttcagaaaaagaaacaggagagtGGACAGCACTGAAATGCCAAAACACATTTCATTCTAGCCTACTGAGCAGGAAGCTGGAGCTCCCAGGTGCTAGTGGCTTCAGTGAAGAGTTGGGGTTTCTGCAATTATGAGACCTGTGTTGACAATAACTCAACTGGCCCAATGGGCAATATAAGGCTGAGAGGTTGGACAGAAGGAAACTAATTGCACTCCAGACAAGGTTCATCCAGGTAAAAACAAGATGAGAATTCTGCTACCACATAGTGGAGATCCCTGGATCAGCAGAATTAGGCTGGCCATGTTGGGTCTGGTCCCCTGGCAGGATCTGAGGTGAAAGGGTGATCATCCAGTCAGTGAGGTGTAGGAATGGAGGCAGGAAAggaaaacagcaacaaccacTGACCACTGCTGGGCTTCAAACCAAAAGCACCAGGTGGTGCTGTTGTTCACATCATAAAAAACTGGAAGTGACGTGTCACAGGTGAAGGATGCCCAATCAGGAATGTACTAATCTAGTCTACACAGACGTGCAGGAAGCCTGTGATCAATCATATCGTGAACATCCTTTACCCCTGGGTTCTCATCTTTAAAGCCAATCAATAAGCAGCATGTGAGGATCCTAAGTCCCCACTATCCTGGGGTCGTGAGCTGATTCGGGGAGGTGGGCACCAGTGCAGTGATATAAGAAACAGTTCCCCCAACAGCTGTAACAGATGAGGAACAAGGCTGCGAGGAAGACCAAGGCACAGATCGTGCATGGCTTCCGCTCCAGCAGGAAGCTCAGAAGGTAGAAGCCCATGAACATCGAGTGACTGAACCAGAGAGCTGGGTTGAGGGGCTTTGGGATGAGCAGGACAGGCAGTAACCACTGAAGGCAGTACATGGTCTCtgtggggcagggaaggaggcaCAAGGTCCACAACAGCAAGTGAACTCTTATCTG
This region of Trichosurus vulpecula isolate mTriVul1 chromosome 3, mTriVul1.pri, whole genome shotgun sequence genomic DNA includes:
- the LOC118843296 gene encoding bladder cancer-associated protein, which translates into the protein MYCLQWLLPVLLIPKPLNPALWFSHSMFMGFYLLSFLLERKPCTICALVFLAALFLICYSCWGNCFLYHCTGAHLPESAHDPRIVGT